The following proteins are encoded in a genomic region of Enterocloster clostridioformis:
- the ftsH gene encoding ATP-dependent zinc metalloprotease FtsH encodes MGVNEDSGKRSLKSGTPKKPFIYYYFLVILVVMVLNALVFPMMEHSVEVPYSEFLKELDAGNVKDVYVSNGESQIQFTKKDQKQWNLSYKTGPIPGDDLVKRLQNADVENFTGEIQTKASPLLSFLMSWVAPILMFVVIGNIMGRMLSKRMGGSNAMTFGKSNAKIYAENETGITFADVAGEEEAKDALKEIVDFLHNPQKYADIGANLPKGALLVGPPGTGKTLLARAVAGEAHVPFFSISGSEFVEMFVGMGAAKVRDLFKQATDKAPCIVFIDEIDTIGKKRDGGGMSGNDEREQTLNQLLTEMDGFDGKKGVVILAATNRPESLDKALLRPGRFDRRVPVELPDLKGREAILKVHGKSVKMSDDVDYNAIARATAGASGAELANIINEAALRAVRMGRSAVVQADLEESVETVIAGYQKKNAVISQKERRIVAYHEVGHALVAACQSHSAPVQKITIIPRTSGALGYTMQVDQGERYLMSREEALDKIATFTGGRAAEELIFHSITTGASNDIEQATKIACSMVTRFGMTDEFDMVAMETVNNQYLGGDTSLICAPDTAKRIDEQVVSIVKEQHQKALSILKENEGKLHEIAAYLLEKETITGDEFMEIFNRAGEEQVRGE; translated from the coding sequence ATGGGTGTGAATGAAGACAGTGGAAAGAGAAGCTTAAAAAGCGGCACGCCTAAAAAGCCGTTCATTTACTATTATTTCCTGGTCATATTGGTGGTGATGGTGTTGAATGCCCTGGTATTTCCCATGATGGAGCATTCCGTGGAAGTGCCGTACAGCGAGTTCCTGAAGGAACTGGATGCCGGAAATGTGAAGGATGTGTATGTCAGCAATGGGGAATCACAGATTCAGTTTACGAAAAAGGACCAGAAGCAGTGGAACCTCAGTTATAAGACAGGGCCGATTCCGGGGGATGACCTGGTTAAGCGGCTGCAAAACGCGGATGTGGAGAATTTTACAGGAGAAATCCAGACAAAGGCTTCCCCGCTCTTAAGCTTCCTGATGTCCTGGGTTGCGCCGATTCTTATGTTTGTGGTCATTGGAAATATCATGGGGCGCATGCTTTCCAAGCGCATGGGCGGCAGCAATGCCATGACCTTCGGAAAGTCCAATGCAAAGATATACGCAGAGAATGAGACGGGAATCACCTTTGCCGATGTGGCGGGGGAAGAGGAGGCCAAGGATGCCTTAAAGGAAATCGTGGACTTCCTTCACAATCCGCAGAAGTATGCGGATATAGGAGCAAATCTTCCAAAGGGAGCACTGCTGGTGGGTCCTCCCGGAACCGGCAAGACGCTCCTTGCAAGGGCTGTGGCGGGAGAAGCCCATGTCCCCTTCTTCTCCATATCCGGTTCTGAATTCGTGGAGATGTTTGTGGGTATGGGCGCTGCCAAGGTCAGGGATCTGTTTAAGCAGGCCACTGATAAAGCGCCGTGTATCGTATTTATTGATGAGATTGACACCATCGGTAAGAAGCGCGACGGCGGAGGCATGAGTGGAAACGATGAGCGTGAGCAGACCCTGAACCAGCTGCTGACGGAGATGGATGGTTTCGACGGTAAGAAGGGCGTGGTCATCCTGGCTGCCACCAACCGTCCGGAGTCCCTGGACAAGGCCCTGCTGCGCCCCGGCCGGTTTGACCGCAGAGTGCCGGTGGAGCTGCCGGACTTAAAGGGACGCGAGGCTATCTTAAAGGTTCATGGAAAAAGCGTGAAGATGTCGGATGACGTGGATTACAATGCCATTGCCAGGGCCACGGCAGGCGCCAGCGGCGCGGAGCTGGCCAATATCATAAACGAGGCGGCCCTGAGGGCAGTGCGCATGGGACGCAGCGCCGTGGTACAGGCCGATCTGGAGGAAAGCGTGGAGACGGTCATTGCCGGCTACCAGAAGAAAAATGCGGTTATTTCACAGAAGGAGCGCAGAATCGTAGCGTATCACGAGGTGGGCCACGCGCTGGTGGCTGCCTGCCAGAGCCACAGCGCTCCGGTTCAGAAGATTACCATTATACCCAGAACATCGGGAGCATTGGGATATACCATGCAGGTGGACCAGGGAGAGCGCTACCTCATGAGCAGGGAGGAGGCGCTGGATAAGATTGCCACCTTTACGGGCGGCCGGGCGGCGGAGGAGCTGATTTTCCATTCCATTACCACAGGCGCGTCCAACGACATTGAGCAGGCTACCAAGATTGCCTGTTCCATGGTGACCCGGTTCGGCATGACCGATGAGTTTGACATGGTGGCCATGGAAACCGTGAACAACCAGTATCTGGGAGGAGACACATCCCTGATTTGCGCTCCCGACACGGCAAAACGCATAGACGAACAGGTGGTGTCCATCGTGAAGGAGCAGCACCAAAAGGCGCTTTCCATCCTTAAGGAAAATGAAGGAAAGCTCCATGAGATAGCCGCCTATCTGCTGGAAAAGGAAACCATCACGGGAGACGAATTCATGGAAATCTTTAACCGCGCAGGAGAAGAGCAGGTTCGGGGAGAATAG
- a CDS encoding DUF6809 family protein — protein MGKILQQLYRGDLCPAENTIRGNAEYDALTRQSMDDFNRFTDKLDRDMKEEFDLLMEHYLELTFIEKTQCFTDGFRIGAGVMCEVFYENAAKGS, from the coding sequence ATGGGAAAGATTTTGCAACAGTTGTACAGGGGAGACTTATGCCCGGCGGAAAATACCATACGCGGCAATGCGGAATACGATGCACTGACCAGGCAGTCCATGGATGATTTCAACCGGTTTACCGACAAGCTGGACCGGGACATGAAGGAGGAATTTGACCTTCTGATGGAACATTACCTGGAGCTTACCTTTATTGAGAAAACCCAGTGTTTTACGGATGGGTTCCGCATTGGCGCAGGTGTTATGTGTGAAGTATTTTATGAAAATGCAGCGAAAGGCAGCTAA